One part of the Larimichthys crocea isolate SSNF chromosome XIX, L_crocea_2.0, whole genome shotgun sequence genome encodes these proteins:
- the acp2 gene encoding lysosomal acid phosphatase, whose product MRSAAVLFLLAVGAAAGGKLVYVTVLFRHGDRSPVKAYPTDPYQESAWPQGFGQLSQEGMRQHFELGRFLRNRYKGFLNESYDRHEISVRSTDYDRTLMSAEANLAGLYPPSGQQVFTPDLKWQPIPVHTVPQSEERLLSYPLRDCPRYKQLMNETEHTEEFLNITTEYQDILDLVKNKTGLNTTVESVWSVYDTLFCESRHNMTPPAWVTPDVMKKLRKLKDFGFQVTFGVYKQQEKSRLQGGILLGEIVKNLSKVAVQDAKQRLRMMMLSAHDTTVAALQASLNVFNGKQPPYASCQIFELHRDDNGSASVSMFYRNDTTVEPYPLQLPGCSLDCPLEEFVTITKLSISDDRDKECQLPSGGRDTEVIISLAVSSCLLLLLIVVLLGVICWQKEPNSSRGYQHVINQDAGDES is encoded by the exons ATGCGGTCCGCGGCGGTGCTCTTTCTTCTGGCGGTGGGAGCTGCAGCGGGAGGGAAACTAGTTTATGTGACCGTG CTGTTTCGGCATGGCGACCGGTCACCAGTTAAAGCCTATCCTACCGACCCATACCAAGAGAGCGCCTGGCCACAAGGCTTTGGACAGCTATCACAG gaggGAATGAGGCAGCACTTTGAACTGGGCCGCTTTCTCAGGAATCGATACAAAGGATTTCTCAACGAATCCTATGACAGACACGAG ATCTCAGTTCGCAGCACAGACTACGATCGCACCCTGATGAGCGCTGAAGCCAACCTCGCAG GTCTCTACCCGCCGAGCGGCCAGCAAGTGTTCACACCAGATTTGAAGTGGCAGCCGATACCTGTCCACACCGTGCCACAAAGTGAAGAGAGG CTGCTCTCTTATCCTCTGCGTGACTGTCCTCGCTACAAACAGCTGATGAATGAAACTGAGCATACAGAGGAATTTCTTAATATCACCACTGAATACCAG GACATACTAGACCTGGTAAAGAACAAAACAGGACTGAATACTACTGTGGAGTCAGTGTGGAGCGTGTACGACACACTCTTCTGTGAg TCTCGTCACAACATGACCCCTCCTGCCTGGGTGACGCCTGACGTTATGAAGAAGCTCCGAAAACTCAAAGACTTTGGATTTCAA GTGACCTTCGGTGTCTACAAACAGCAAGAAAAGAGCCGGCTGCAGGGAG GTATCCTGCTGGGTGAAATAGTGAAGAATCTTTCCAAGGTGGCCGTCCAAGACGCGAAACAGAGACTGAGAATGATGATGCTGTCAGCG CATGACACCACTGTTGCTGCTCTTCAGGCCAGCTTGAATGTTTTCAATGGAAAACAGCCGCCGTACGCTTCTTGTCAAATATTTGAGCTTCACAGGGATGATAACGG CTCTGCTTCAGTGTCGATGTTTTACCGGAACGACACCACGGTGGAGCCGTACCCTCTACAGTTACCAGGCTGCTCCCTTGACTGCCCCCTAGAGGAGTTTGTCACGATTACAAAGCTCTCTATCTCAGACGACCGGGACAAAGAGTGTCAACTGCCTTCAGGAGGCAGAGATACAG aaGTGATCATCAGTCTGGCCGTGTCTAGctgtctgctcctcctcctcatcgtcgTCCTCCTCGGCGTGATCTGTTGGCAAAAGGAACCAAACAGCAGCCGGGGATACCAGCACGTGATCAACCAGGATGCCGGGGACGAATCCTGA